A stretch of uncultured Fibrobacter sp. DNA encodes these proteins:
- a CDS encoding geranylgeranylglyceryl/heptaprenylglyceryl phosphate synthase: protein MKIGKTETRLNAAIEKRGALFAVLLDPDTSDEAAFVKAGAMAAENGADLLLVGGSYLGNFTLPKQVAALKAHVDLPVVLFPGGASQVVPGFDAMLFMTLVSGRNPNYLIDEQVRGGALVRALNMEAIPTAYQLINSGKRTTVEYISGTMPVPANKPKLSMVNSIAAELMGMRYVYLEAGSGAEEPVPVEHIAYTRKATEMTIITGGGIKDPQTAAVRVAAGANIIVTGTLWEKVEDPVLLKEFSAAIHVKG, encoded by the coding sequence ATGAAAATCGGAAAGACCGAAACTCGCCTGAATGCCGCCATCGAAAAACGCGGGGCTCTATTTGCCGTTCTGCTCGATCCGGACACTTCGGACGAGGCCGCCTTCGTGAAGGCGGGGGCGATGGCCGCCGAAAACGGTGCCGATCTCTTGCTGGTGGGTGGCTCTTATTTGGGGAATTTTACGCTTCCTAAGCAGGTTGCGGCTCTCAAGGCCCATGTTGACTTGCCTGTGGTACTTTTCCCGGGCGGGGCCTCGCAGGTGGTTCCCGGTTTCGATGCGATGCTCTTCATGACTCTCGTGAGCGGTCGCAACCCGAATTACCTTATCGATGAGCAGGTTCGCGGAGGTGCTCTGGTGCGTGCGCTCAATATGGAAGCCATCCCGACGGCCTACCAACTCATCAATAGTGGTAAACGTACGACAGTGGAATACATTAGCGGTACAATGCCTGTACCGGCGAACAAGCCCAAGCTCAGTATGGTGAACTCCATCGCCGCAGAACTCATGGGCATGCGCTATGTTTACCTGGAAGCGGGTAGCGGCGCCGAAGAACCTGTACCTGTAGAGCATATCGCCTATACCCGCAAGGCGACTGAGATGACGATTATTACTGGTGGTGGAATCAAAGACCCGCAGACGGCTGCCGTTCGTGTGGCTGCAGGTGCGAACATCATCGTGACGGGTACGCTTTGGGAAAAAGTCGAAGATCCGG